Proteins encoded within one genomic window of Enterococcus haemoperoxidus ATCC BAA-382:
- the menD gene encoding 2-succinyl-5-enolpyruvyl-6-hydroxy-3-cyclohexene-1-carboxylic-acid synthase, with protein MTNQSDMTNYLQTFVEGMISSGVEQAVISPGSRSTPLALLLHRQEKIETFIEVDERSAAFFALGLSKTSLKPVVLLCTSGTAAANYYPAICEANASHIPLIILTTDRPHELRQVGAPQAMDQFHLFQSHVKEFIEMAIPEGTKTMLDYAYWQGMRATDTACQIPKGPIHLNFPLREPLLPDLDRTLIIEKATEILVGKKQLSEEQLLECVDAWQEKKGVLVIGGSHTPKEAEVFIKLAETLNWPIISDPLANITSCGKTSPLIMNYADLFIQEVEMSQRPEVVVRFGMLPISKNTMFWLQSLDDATTIYFVDETGDWQDQLKQTQVAIQAEEQTFARAIIEKVKVKTVDSWCNQWIDWQLTTEQQLNELSDMNTLNETTASILVHKKMAENGQLFVSNSNAIRFLDRFSTAEANHYQLFGNRGINGIDGIVSTALGMCATNPERQNVLLIGDLAMYHDMNGLLLAKRYNLPLTIVLLNNNGGGIFSFLSQRQLEVADFEPIFGTPIDLDFSLVAQLYNAKYIKAESLEQLALLLDATQKQPKFQIIEVVGDRQENVQLYEKVVAGLKEKFGKNK; from the coding sequence ATGACAAATCAAAGTGATATGACAAATTATTTACAAACCTTTGTTGAAGGGATGATCAGCAGCGGAGTAGAGCAAGCTGTGATAAGTCCTGGTTCTCGTTCTACACCATTAGCATTATTGTTGCATCGACAAGAAAAAATCGAAACCTTCATTGAAGTTGATGAACGATCTGCGGCCTTTTTTGCCTTAGGATTAAGTAAAACTAGTCTCAAACCAGTTGTGTTATTGTGTACATCAGGAACGGCCGCAGCAAATTATTATCCAGCGATTTGCGAAGCAAATGCTAGTCATATTCCATTAATCATTTTAACAACAGATCGGCCGCATGAATTACGACAAGTAGGGGCACCTCAAGCAATGGATCAATTCCATTTATTTCAAAGCCATGTAAAAGAATTTATAGAAATGGCAATTCCAGAAGGAACTAAAACGATGTTGGATTATGCTTATTGGCAAGGAATGCGTGCTACAGATACTGCGTGCCAAATACCCAAAGGTCCTATTCATTTGAACTTTCCGCTGCGAGAACCTTTACTACCAGATTTAGATCGAACGTTGATTATTGAAAAGGCAACTGAAATATTAGTAGGTAAAAAGCAATTGTCAGAAGAGCAACTGCTTGAATGTGTTGATGCTTGGCAAGAAAAAAAAGGTGTTTTAGTTATTGGTGGAAGTCATACGCCAAAAGAAGCTGAAGTATTTATAAAATTAGCAGAAACCTTAAATTGGCCGATTATTAGTGATCCACTAGCAAATATCACATCATGTGGTAAAACTAGTCCTTTGATCATGAACTATGCGGATCTTTTTATCCAAGAAGTTGAAATGTCCCAACGACCAGAAGTAGTGGTCCGCTTTGGTATGTTGCCTATCTCTAAAAATACGATGTTCTGGCTACAATCACTCGATGATGCGACAACAATCTACTTTGTTGATGAAACGGGTGACTGGCAGGATCAATTAAAACAAACTCAAGTTGCCATCCAGGCAGAAGAACAAACTTTTGCTCGAGCAATCATAGAAAAGGTTAAAGTTAAAACAGTGGATTCGTGGTGTAATCAGTGGATTGATTGGCAATTAACAACGGAACAACAATTAAATGAACTTAGCGACATGAACACATTAAATGAAACAACAGCAAGTATTCTTGTTCATAAAAAAATGGCAGAAAACGGTCAGTTGTTTGTTTCGAACAGTAATGCGATTCGCTTTTTAGATCGTTTTTCAACGGCGGAAGCAAATCATTACCAGTTATTTGGTAATCGTGGAATCAATGGTATTGATGGTATTGTTTCAACGGCTTTAGGAATGTGTGCGACTAATCCAGAACGTCAAAATGTCTTGTTGATTGGTGATTTAGCGATGTATCATGATATGAATGGTCTACTATTAGCTAAACGCTATAATCTGCCTTTGACAATTGTTTTATTGAACAACAATGGCGGTGGTATTTTCTCTTTTCTTTCACAACGTCAGTTAGAAGTGGCTGATTTTGAACCTATTTTTGGAACGCCGATCGATTTAGACTTTTCTTTAGTTGCTCAATTATATAATGCAAAATATATAAAAGCTGAGAGTTTGGAACAGTTAGCGTTATTATTGGATGCCACCCAGAAACAGCCAAAA
- a CDS encoding isochorismate synthase, giving the protein MSIPKELEQAYEDGYRQFSWVKEINENTVSLRTSFEKGQKAFKGKRFYWQTPDKNFTLVGFGKEKELVHDQASFEQVDAFILGEKDKIYQNCSVSGTGAILFGGFAFDSKHSKQNDWGMMEQGLFYLPTFLLTETAGKQYLTLNFSAENKEIVQQKWLELTSQFAEIMDTQAIEEKDTTKIKAEEIAVSEWMTVVDETVAKLREAGPLEKVVLARRMEVKSDRPFQAEVILKNLQQQQTNTYFFVFESNEHVFIGATPERLLKASTKTFSTASIAGSVSRGTTETEDDALGNYLLNDMKNKQEHKIVVDRIIKELEKMTGTSIQVQKPELLKNRDIQHLHLPIEGQRQKEYRFLKGIQQLHPTPALGGEPKELALAWLKEHERLDRGLYGAPIGWVAIKEDVGEFAVGIRSAVFSDNVGYLYAGCGIVKDSVAEQERIETKIKFQPMLRGIGGTNHDKSK; this is encoded by the coding sequence ATGAGCATTCCTAAAGAATTAGAACAAGCTTATGAAGATGGCTATCGTCAATTTAGTTGGGTCAAAGAAATAAATGAAAATACAGTTTCTTTGCGTACTTCTTTTGAGAAGGGGCAAAAAGCATTTAAAGGGAAACGTTTTTATTGGCAAACACCTGATAAAAATTTTACGCTAGTCGGTTTCGGTAAAGAAAAAGAATTAGTGCATGATCAAGCTTCATTTGAACAAGTAGATGCATTTATTTTAGGAGAAAAAGATAAAATTTATCAAAATTGTTCTGTTTCTGGAACAGGGGCTATTTTATTTGGAGGATTTGCTTTTGATAGCAAGCATTCTAAGCAAAATGACTGGGGAATGATGGAACAAGGGCTGTTTTATTTACCGACTTTTTTACTTACAGAAACCGCTGGAAAACAGTATCTTACGCTGAATTTCAGTGCAGAAAATAAAGAAATAGTACAGCAAAAGTGGTTGGAACTCACATCTCAATTCGCAGAAATAATGGATACTCAGGCGATAGAAGAAAAAGATACTACCAAAATAAAAGCAGAAGAAATCGCTGTGTCCGAATGGATGACGGTAGTGGATGAAACGGTAGCAAAATTAAGAGAAGCAGGTCCCTTAGAGAAAGTTGTTTTGGCAAGAAGGATGGAAGTGAAAAGCGATCGTCCATTTCAGGCAGAGGTCATTTTAAAGAATCTTCAACAACAGCAAACTAATACGTACTTTTTTGTGTTTGAATCGAATGAACATGTCTTTATTGGGGCTACGCCGGAGCGCTTATTGAAAGCTTCTACAAAGACTTTTTCAACGGCCAGTATCGCGGGTTCTGTTTCACGTGGAACAACGGAGACAGAAGATGATGCGCTAGGTAACTATTTATTGAATGATATGAAGAATAAACAAGAGCATAAAATTGTTGTAGATAGAATCATCAAAGAATTAGAAAAAATGACAGGGACTTCTATACAAGTTCAGAAACCAGAATTACTAAAGAATCGCGATATTCAGCATTTACATCTACCGATTGAAGGACAGCGACAAAAAGAGTATCGTTTCTTAAAAGGCATTCAACAGTTACATCCAACACCCGCATTAGGCGGTGAACCGAAGGAATTAGCTTTGGCATGGCTTAAAGAACATGAACGGTTAGATCGAGGTTTATATGGCGCTCCAATCGGCTGGGTCGCTATTAAAGAAGATGTAGGAGAATTTGCGGTTGGGATTCGTTCAGCAGTATTTTCTGATAATGTCGGTTACTTATACGCGGGTTGTGGGATTGTGAAAGACTCTGTAGCAGAACAAGAGCGAATAGAGACGAAAATCAAATTTCAACCGATGTTAAGAGGAATAGGGGGGACGAATCATGACAAATCAAAGTGA
- a CDS encoding o-succinylbenzoate--CoA ligase yields the protein MSSWLQKQVNERPDHPAFYWQDEAWTFAEVAQEVKQWTALFSLKIPNKEKRVALFSRNSKEMYFSILALWELGKELVLLNTHLSLQELHYQLTDSKVKLVVVSTESLPFFTELDQLTLIEMIEPEGTEAVVETEIDSIYQLKATASIMYTSGTTGNPKGVVQCFSNHLASAMATQENMNITDEDCWLCPVPLFHISGLSIIIRQLVLGCSFRLYHKFDAKIVTNDLAEGRGTVISVVAIMLQELLENYPKKGYSSAFKAMLLGGGPISPKALEKCESYGIPVIQSYGMTETCSQVVALSFKDAGNKIGSAGKPLMGMAIKIVDEQEKRVAPNEVGEILLKGKNVVRAYLNGEQWQTVKWTVDGWFKTGDMGYLDEEGYLYLVSRLSELIISGGENIYPTEIEHVIQEFPGVKEVAVVGEADAKWGAVPVAYIVGESTITTERINTFAKHYLAKYKLPKRIYLCHSLPKTASGKLAKHRLTTREREAFLSK from the coding sequence ATGAGTAGTTGGCTGCAAAAACAAGTGAATGAAAGACCTGATCACCCTGCTTTTTATTGGCAGGATGAAGCCTGGACATTTGCTGAGGTTGCTCAAGAGGTCAAGCAATGGACAGCATTGTTTTCGTTAAAGATACCAAATAAAGAAAAACGAGTTGCTCTATTTAGCCGTAATTCAAAAGAAATGTATTTTTCAATTTTAGCTTTGTGGGAATTAGGTAAAGAGCTAGTTTTATTAAATACACATTTAAGCTTACAGGAACTCCACTACCAATTGACCGATTCAAAGGTGAAACTGGTGGTGGTTTCTACTGAAAGTTTGCCATTTTTTACTGAATTGGATCAATTGACACTAATTGAAATGATAGAGCCAGAAGGTACTGAAGCAGTTGTAGAAACAGAAATAGACTCTATCTATCAACTTAAAGCTACGGCTTCAATCATGTACACATCAGGTACGACAGGAAATCCTAAAGGTGTCGTGCAGTGTTTTAGTAATCATTTGGCTAGTGCTATGGCAACGCAAGAAAATATGAACATTACAGATGAAGATTGTTGGCTGTGTCCAGTACCGTTATTTCACATTAGCGGTTTGTCGATCATTATTCGTCAATTAGTGCTGGGGTGCAGTTTCCGTTTATATCATAAATTTGATGCAAAAATAGTCACAAATGATTTAGCCGAAGGTCGGGGGACCGTGATTTCTGTTGTGGCGATTATGCTGCAAGAATTACTGGAAAATTATCCTAAGAAGGGCTATAGCTCAGCTTTTAAAGCAATGTTACTTGGTGGTGGACCGATTTCTCCCAAAGCGTTGGAAAAATGTGAAAGCTATGGTATTCCTGTGATTCAATCATATGGAATGACCGAAACCTGCTCTCAAGTCGTGGCACTAAGCTTTAAAGATGCGGGAAATAAAATTGGTTCTGCTGGTAAACCATTGATGGGGATGGCAATCAAGATCGTTGATGAACAAGAAAAACGAGTGGCTCCGAATGAAGTTGGAGAGATTCTATTAAAAGGAAAGAATGTCGTTCGTGCGTATTTAAATGGTGAACAATGGCAAACGGTAAAATGGACAGTAGATGGCTGGTTTAAAACGGGTGATATGGGGTATTTAGATGAAGAAGGTTATCTGTATTTAGTGAGCCGTTTAAGTGAGTTGATTATTTCAGGCGGCGAAAATATTTACCCCACAGAAATTGAACATGTAATTCAAGAGTTTCCTGGGGTAAAAGAAGTTGCCGTAGTTGGTGAAGCCGATGCAAAATGGGGCGCTGTTCCAGTAGCTTACATTGTTGGAGAATCAACGATCACAACAGAAAGAATCAATACATTTGCCAAACATTATTTAGCAAAATATAAACTACCTAAACGAATTTATTTGTGCCATTCACTGCCTAAAACAGCTAGTGGGAAATTAGCGAAACACCGCTTAACAACAAGAGAAAGGGAGGCTTTTTTAAGCAAATGA
- the menB gene encoding 1,4-dihydroxy-2-naphthoyl-CoA synthase: MRNWTTIKEYDEILFEQEGKVAKITINRPQVHNAFTPKTVMEMIDAFNISRDKQDVGVIILTGAGDKAFCSGGDQKVRGHGGYVGEDSVPRLNVLDLQRLIRVIPKPVIAMVKGYSIGGGNVLQLVCDLTIAADNAKFGQTGPNVGSFDGGYGSGYLARVVGHKKAKEVWFLCKQYSAEEALDMGWINTVVPLADVEDVTMEWAEEMLKKSPLALRMIKASLNADTDGLAGIQQLAGDATLLYYTMDEAKEGRDSFKEKRDPDFDQFPKFP; the protein is encoded by the coding sequence ATGAGAAACTGGACAACGATCAAAGAATACGATGAAATTTTATTTGAACAAGAAGGAAAAGTAGCGAAAATCACGATTAATCGTCCTCAGGTGCATAATGCCTTTACACCAAAAACCGTTATGGAAATGATTGATGCATTCAACATTAGCCGTGATAAACAAGATGTTGGCGTCATTATTTTAACTGGTGCAGGAGACAAAGCATTTTGTTCTGGCGGAGACCAAAAAGTTCGCGGTCATGGTGGCTATGTAGGGGAAGATAGTGTTCCTCGTTTAAATGTATTAGATTTACAACGTTTGATTCGTGTGATTCCAAAACCTGTTATTGCAATGGTCAAAGGATATTCAATCGGCGGCGGAAATGTACTTCAACTTGTATGTGATCTAACGATTGCAGCAGATAATGCTAAATTCGGCCAAACTGGACCAAATGTAGGTAGTTTTGATGGCGGCTATGGTTCTGGTTATTTAGCTCGTGTGGTTGGTCATAAAAAAGCAAAAGAAGTGTGGTTCCTATGTAAACAGTATTCAGCTGAAGAAGCCTTGGATATGGGCTGGATCAATACAGTGGTACCTTTGGCAGATGTTGAAGATGTTACAATGGAGTGGGCAGAAGAAATGCTGAAGAAAAGCCCTCTTGCATTGCGCATGATCAAAGCTTCTTTAAATGCTGATACAGATGGATTAGCTGGGATTCAGCAATTAGCAGGAGATGCAACGTTACTTTATTACACAATGGATGAAGCCAAAGAAGGACGCGATTCTTTTAAAGAAAAACGTGACCCTGATTTCGACCAATTCCCTAAATTTCCATAA
- a CDS encoding zinc ABC transporter substrate-binding protein AdcA: protein MKKKLKLIITGLLLLGVILTACTKPKTEIKENKNNKQLMIVTSFYPMYEFTRNIVGDIGEVSLMVPAGTEAHDYEPSAKEIAKLQDADAFVYNSEYMETWVPKMEKSLKNVKSIKASEGMVLLPGSEDHDHSAEENHDGHSHAYDPHLWLSPFRAIKEVETIRDGLIKLFPEQKATFTKNAADYIEQLTELNELYETKLANAKQKNFITQHTAFSYLALDYNLKQIPIAGISPDQEPQPSRIAELKKLVEETGINYIYFEENANDRVAKTLANETGVELLVLNPLEGLTNEDMKAGKTYISVMKENLEALVKSTDVTPKKELTETAVNKTVSNGYFDDKNVKDRALSDYVGEWQSVFPYLEDGTFDQVFDYKEKLTKKMTAEEYKAYYQKGYQTDVDRIDISKDAMTFIVGDKKYSSKYKYAGKEILTYKAGNRGVRYLFEATEDTPYKYVQFSDHGIAPSKAAHFHIYFGNESQQKLLEEMDNWPTYYPVGMTGFEIAQEMLAH from the coding sequence ATGAAAAAAAAGTTAAAACTAATTATCACAGGACTATTGTTACTAGGAGTTATTTTAACAGCTTGTACCAAACCGAAAACGGAAATAAAAGAGAATAAAAATAACAAACAGCTAATGATTGTTACCTCTTTTTATCCAATGTATGAATTTACAAGAAATATTGTTGGAGACATTGGAGAAGTTAGTTTAATGGTGCCTGCCGGAACGGAAGCCCATGATTATGAACCTTCTGCAAAAGAAATCGCTAAACTACAAGACGCAGATGCCTTTGTTTACAATAGTGAATACATGGAAACGTGGGTTCCTAAGATGGAGAAATCATTAAAAAATGTGAAGAGTATCAAAGCAAGTGAAGGTATGGTTCTTTTACCTGGTAGTGAAGATCACGATCATTCAGCAGAAGAAAATCACGATGGACATTCCCATGCGTATGATCCTCATTTATGGTTGAGTCCTTTTCGAGCGATCAAAGAAGTTGAAACGATCAGAGATGGTTTGATTAAACTTTTTCCAGAACAAAAAGCGACATTTACTAAAAATGCAGCTGATTATATCGAACAATTAACGGAGCTTAATGAGCTATATGAAACAAAATTAGCGAATGCCAAACAAAAGAATTTTATCACCCAACATACAGCTTTTTCATACCTAGCTTTGGATTATAATTTAAAACAAATACCAATTGCAGGAATTTCTCCTGATCAAGAACCACAGCCTTCTCGGATTGCAGAACTGAAAAAATTAGTTGAAGAAACAGGAATCAACTATATCTATTTTGAAGAAAACGCAAATGACCGAGTAGCGAAAACCTTAGCAAACGAGACAGGTGTTGAATTACTTGTATTAAATCCGTTAGAAGGCCTTACCAATGAAGATATGAAAGCTGGAAAAACATATATTAGCGTGATGAAAGAGAATTTGGAAGCATTGGTAAAATCAACAGACGTTACCCCTAAAAAAGAACTAACTGAAACTGCCGTAAACAAGACGGTCTCAAATGGTTATTTTGATGACAAGAACGTTAAAGATCGTGCCCTTTCTGATTATGTAGGTGAGTGGCAATCGGTGTTTCCTTATTTAGAAGACGGCACGTTTGATCAAGTATTTGATTATAAAGAAAAACTAACGAAAAAAATGACGGCAGAAGAATACAAAGCCTATTATCAAAAAGGGTATCAAACAGACGTGGATCGAATTGATATTAGCAAGGATGCTATGACGTTTATAGTAGGGGATAAGAAGTATTCATCGAAATACAAATACGCAGGCAAAGAAATCTTAACGTATAAAGCAGGAAATCGTGGGGTTCGCTATTTATTTGAAGCCACAGAAGACACGCCTTATAAATATGTTCAATTTTCAGATCATGGAATCGCACCGTCAAAAGCAGCACATTTCCATATTTATTTTGGTAATGAAAGCCAACAAAAGTTATTGGAAGAAATGGATAATTGGCCGACTTATTATCCTGTTGGTATGACTGGATTTGAGATAGCACAGGAGATGTTAGCGCATTGA
- a CDS encoding YccF domain-containing protein codes for MGCLGNIIWFIFGGFFGGLTWLLAGILWCITIVGIPIGLQCFKLAGLSFWPFGKKVVYSTSTTSFLVNILWLVFSGFWLAVGHCVSGIILCVTIIGIPFGMQSFKLAKLALMPFGAQVVPTNSVYME; via the coding sequence ATGGGTTGTCTAGGAAATATTATTTGGTTTATCTTTGGTGGATTTTTTGGAGGATTGACTTGGCTTTTAGCAGGAATTCTTTGGTGTATTACGATTGTGGGGATTCCAATCGGATTACAGTGTTTTAAACTGGCAGGTCTAAGTTTTTGGCCCTTCGGTAAAAAAGTTGTGTACAGCACAAGTACTACCTCATTTTTAGTGAATATTCTTTGGCTGGTTTTTAGTGGCTTTTGGTTAGCGGTAGGTCATTGTGTCAGTGGCATTATTTTATGCGTGACAATCATTGGAATTCCATTTGGGATGCAGTCATTTAAACTAGCTAAGCTTGCGTTGATGCCCTTTGGAGCACAGGTAGTGCCTACAAATAGTGTTTATATGGAATAA
- a CDS encoding PaaI family thioesterase, with protein MHLLDYLNVKTTELTKEKVVLTMKIEDFHKQPYGILHGGMNGILIETACSLGANEQLDENSYAVGIDLQINHLKGVSDGTLTVIATADRIGQAVQVWEGKIFNTSDELTAVGRCTLMSRKMDT; from the coding sequence ATGCATTTATTAGACTATTTGAATGTTAAAACAACTGAACTAACTAAAGAAAAAGTAGTTTTAACAATGAAAATAGAAGATTTCCATAAACAGCCTTATGGAATTTTACATGGAGGAATGAATGGTATTTTGATTGAAACAGCCTGTAGTTTAGGTGCGAATGAACAGCTAGATGAGAATTCTTATGCAGTCGGTATCGATCTTCAAATCAATCACTTAAAAGGTGTTTCTGATGGTACATTAACAGTAATTGCAACTGCTGATCGAATCGGACAAGCAGTTCAAGTTTGGGAAGGAAAAATTTTTAACACCTCAGATGAGCTGACAGCAGTTGGTCGCTGTACATTGATGAGTCGCAAAATGGATACATAA
- the gyrA gene encoding DNA gyrase subunit A — MSEEIKENIQDVNLTSEMKESFIDYAMSVIVARALPDVRDGLKPVHRRILYGMNELGVTPDKPHKKSARIVGDVMGKYHPHGDSSIYEAMVRMAQPFSYRSMLVDGHGNFGSVDGDGAAAMRYTEARMSKIALEMLRDINKNTVDFHGNYDDSEQEPDVLPARFPNLLVNGTTGIAVGMATNIPPHNLAEVIEAASLLMENPDATTNELMEVLPGPDFPTGGLVMGKSGIRRAYETGRGSITIRAKVEIVDMPNGKERILVSELPYMVNKARLIERISELHREKRIEGITDLRDESSREGMRIVIDVRRDVSASVILNNLYKMTALQTSFGFNMLAIEKGIPKILSLKEILENYIEHQKEVITRRTEFDKKKAEARAHILEGLRIALDHIDEIIAIIRNSKADDEAKASLIERFEFSDRQAQAILDMRLRRLTGLERDKIENEYQELLKFIADLNDILARPERVVEIIKTELGEIHDKYGDARRTELLVGEVLSLEDEDLIEEAEVVITLTNNGYIKRMANSEFRAQRRGGRGVQGMGVHDDDFVKNLVSCSTHDTLLFFTNNGKVYRAKGYEIPEYGRTAKGIPVINMLGIDSSEKIQAIIAVEGQAEEGHYLFFTTRKGTVKRTAVKAFSNIRSNGLIAIGLKEDDELVNVVLTNGEQNMIIGTHNGYSVTFAETAVRDMGRTASGVRGIRLREDDYVVGASLLDADTEVLVLTENGYGKRTKASEYPVKGRGGKGIKTANITAKNGPLAGLTTVRGDEDILVITNKGVIIRFNVDSVSQTGRATLGVRLMRMEDDAKVVTMAVVEPEPDEIVEEVESVETTVVETETSDIETTEE; from the coding sequence ATGAGTGAAGAAATCAAAGAGAACATTCAAGACGTCAATCTGACCAGTGAAATGAAAGAATCCTTCATTGATTATGCAATGAGCGTTATTGTGGCGCGTGCGTTGCCGGATGTTCGTGATGGGTTAAAACCAGTTCATCGCCGTATTTTATATGGGATGAATGAGTTAGGTGTAACACCAGACAAACCACATAAAAAATCAGCTCGTATCGTTGGGGACGTTATGGGTAAGTACCATCCACACGGAGATTCATCCATTTATGAAGCAATGGTACGAATGGCTCAACCGTTTAGCTACCGTAGTATGTTAGTTGATGGACACGGGAACTTCGGTTCTGTCGATGGTGATGGCGCTGCTGCCATGCGTTATACCGAAGCTAGAATGAGTAAGATTGCGTTGGAAATGTTACGTGATATCAATAAAAATACAGTCGATTTTCATGGAAACTATGATGATTCAGAACAAGAACCAGATGTACTGCCAGCACGTTTCCCTAACCTGTTAGTGAATGGAACGACAGGGATCGCTGTTGGGATGGCAACCAATATTCCACCTCATAATTTAGCGGAAGTAATCGAAGCTGCAAGTTTATTGATGGAAAATCCCGATGCAACAACCAATGAATTGATGGAAGTATTACCTGGACCAGATTTCCCAACAGGTGGTTTAGTTATGGGTAAATCAGGTATCCGTCGCGCCTATGAAACAGGTCGAGGATCGATTACAATTCGTGCTAAAGTTGAGATCGTTGATATGCCAAACGGTAAAGAGCGTATCTTAGTATCTGAATTGCCGTATATGGTCAACAAAGCTCGCTTGATTGAACGGATTTCAGAATTACATCGTGAAAAAAGAATCGAAGGAATCACTGATTTACGTGATGAATCTTCTCGTGAAGGTATGCGGATCGTCATTGATGTTCGTCGTGATGTCAGTGCCTCTGTTATCTTGAATAACCTTTATAAAATGACGGCATTGCAAACCTCTTTTGGTTTTAATATGTTGGCAATCGAAAAAGGGATTCCTAAGATTTTGAGCTTGAAAGAAATTCTTGAAAATTATATAGAGCATCAAAAAGAAGTTATTACACGTCGTACAGAATTTGATAAGAAAAAAGCTGAAGCGCGTGCTCATATCTTAGAAGGGTTACGAATTGCGTTAGATCACATTGATGAGATCATCGCAATTATTCGAAACTCAAAAGCAGATGATGAAGCAAAAGCTTCTTTGATTGAACGTTTTGAATTTTCAGATCGTCAAGCACAAGCGATTTTAGATATGCGTTTACGCCGTTTAACAGGTTTAGAACGTGATAAGATCGAAAATGAGTATCAAGAATTATTGAAATTCATTGCTGATTTGAATGATATTTTAGCTCGACCAGAACGTGTAGTTGAAATCATCAAAACAGAGTTAGGTGAGATTCATGATAAATACGGTGACGCTCGCCGTACAGAACTATTAGTCGGTGAAGTTCTAAGTTTAGAAGATGAAGACTTGATCGAAGAAGCCGAAGTCGTGATTACTTTGACGAACAATGGCTACATCAAACGAATGGCAAATAGTGAATTTAGAGCACAACGCCGTGGTGGTCGTGGTGTTCAGGGAATGGGTGTTCATGATGATGATTTCGTGAAAAATCTTGTTTCTTGTTCAACCCATGATACGTTATTATTCTTCACGAATAACGGTAAAGTCTATCGTGCTAAAGGATATGAAATTCCTGAATATGGCAGAACAGCTAAAGGAATTCCTGTAATCAATATGTTAGGTATCGACTCTAGTGAGAAGATCCAAGCAATCATCGCTGTTGAAGGACAAGCAGAAGAAGGACATTATCTATTCTTCACGACTCGTAAAGGGACTGTTAAACGTACAGCAGTCAAAGCATTCTCTAACATTAGAAGCAATGGTTTGATCGCAATCGGTCTAAAAGAAGATGATGAGCTAGTCAATGTTGTTTTAACGAATGGCGAACAAAACATGATCATCGGAACCCATAATGGTTATTCTGTGACATTTGCTGAAACAGCAGTCCGTGATATGGGACGTACAGCATCTGGTGTGCGTGGTATTCGTCTAAGAGAAGATGATTACGTCGTAGGAGCCTCTCTACTCGACGCTGACACGGAAGTTCTAGTGTTGACGGAAAATGGTTACGGCAAGCGTACAAAAGCCTCTGAGTACCCTGTGAAGGGCCGTGGCGGTAAAGGAATCAAGACAGCCAACATTACAGCGAAAAATGGGCCGCTAGCGGGGCTTACGACTGTTCGTGGTGATGAAGATATTCTAGTAATCACCAATAAAGGTGTCATTATTCGTTTCAATGTCGATTCAGTTTCTCAAACAGGGCGTGCCACATTAGGTGTTCGTTTGATGAGAATGGAAGATGACGCAAAAGTTGTGACGATGGCAGTTGTAGAGCCAGAGCCAGATGAAATCGTTGAAGAAGTTGAGAGTGTAGAAACGACAGTTGTTGAAACTGAGACATCAGACATAGAGACAACAGAAGAATAA